The genomic region CCAGCAGCAAGGCGTTATCGAAGACTCGAAGGAAACACGGGAAGACGGGCAGTGGCAGCAGAGCGTACGCATCAGGATAACACCCGCGCGCTTCCAGGAGCTGCTGGCGGGCCTGCGGGGGTTGGGCACGGTAGAAGAGCGGCGCGTGTCTTCAGATGATGTGACAGCGCAGCATGCCGATGTAGCAGCCCGACTGGCAGCTAAGCGCAAGCTGGAGCAGCGCTACCTAGCTCTTCTGACGCAGGCCAGGAAAGTATCCGAGATGCTGGAAATAGAGGAGAAAATGGGAGCAGTGCGCGAAGATATAGAAGCCACTGAGAGCCAGCTTAAAACCCTCGATAACAAGATTGCCTACGCCACCATCTACCTGCGCTACTATCAGCCCCTACCCCTCGCCACCCCTGATCAGCCAGTTCTTTCTTTCGGCAGCCGCATAGTAGATGCTTTCTATAGCGGTTGGGTACTACTTACAGACGTTGCGTTGGGTGTGGTGTCTATTTGGCCTTTCCTGTTAGTGGCGCTCGGACTTTTCTTTTTCATTAGAAGCTGGCGCCGGCGCCGTCACTACACACAACAGCCCTGATTGCAGCGAGGCAACCAGGGCTGTAGCAACTTCTAGAAAGGCCGAACGTTAATCAACCACTCGGTCGACAACAGTCGTTACTAATGACAGCACAATGCTGAACAACAAGGCCGAGAAGAAGCCACTGATTTCAAAACCGCTCAGCAGGTAGCTGGCCAACATCACAATCAGGGCATTGATAACCAGCAGAAACAGACCCAGCGTGATGATGGTGATGGGTAGGCCGATAAGCTGTAGAACCGGTTTCACAAAGGCGTTAAGTAAAGCCAGCACAATCACCAGCCAAATGGCCGAGCCAAAGCCGTCGATGTGCGCGCCGGGTAAAAAGTTAGCCAATACGTACGTGAGTACGGCTGTCAACAAGAGTTTGAGTATGAATCCCATGATTGGAGAGAAATTGGGGGAGAGAAAAAAGACCAGCTTGCAACCGCAAGCTGGTCTCTTCATACGCAAACATAGCATTAGCGTTCGGCTATATAGGCTATTCGGCTTTACGCGCTTTCAGGCGGCCCTGCGAAACGGCCATCCAGTTGCACAGGTTGTAGAGCAGGCGGGCACCCACAATGGCGTTCCACTCGGTGTCGCCGGGCGCCACCTCGTTTAGGTCAAAGCCAATGATTTCGCGACCCGAACGCACAATCTGTCGCACCAGGTATAGCGCTTCCTCAAACTCTAGGCCGCCTGGAACCGGCGTACCGGTGCCGGGGCACAGCTTGGGGTCTAGCCCATCTATATCGAAGCTGATGTATACTTTTTGCGGGAGCTGCGCAATGATTTTACCGCACTGCTTCTTCCACGATTTCTTGGCGTACATCTCATCGCGCAGGAAACGGTGGTGAAACATCACCACGCGTCCCCCCGACTGATCGATGGTTTCGGCCTCTTGTTGGCACAAGTCGCGAATGCCTACCTGCACCAGCTTCTTCACCTGTGGTAGTTGCAGGGCATTGTGCATAATGGAAGCATGTGAGTAGGTGAAACCCTCATACGCCGGGCGCAGGTCGCAGTGCGCGTCAATTTGCAGAATACCGAACTCTTGGTGACGGTCGGCCAGGGCGTGCAGGTAGCCCAGCGGCGTGCTATGGTCGCCGCCCAATACCACCACGGCTTTGCCGGCGTCGAGGTAGGCACCGGTTTTCTCCTTCAGCCATGTAAGTAATTGCTCGCCGCGCTGGCTGATGGCGCCGGCAGTATCGGCGAAACGTGTGGCCTCGGCCTCGGGCTGTCCTGCCTCCAGCCAACCAATGTAGCTAGCAGCCTGTTCGCGCAGGGTACGGCTTTCCTGTGCCCAGTGCTCGTCTACCTCTTCCATGGCCAAACCCAGGCGCCAGGCATCCGGAATGTCTGGGTCGTAGAGGTCCACTTGCAAGGAGGCGTCGCGGATGGCCTCAGGTGCTTCGGCTGTGCCGGCGCGGTAGGAAACTGTGACTTCCCACGGCACGGGCACAATCACCATTTGCGCCTCCTCCACCGTGAAGGGTAGGCCGTACACACCGCCGGCCGTGTCGCCAAGGGCATTGGGGTCAAAATTGGCCAGCTTTTGTTCCAGCGAAGAATCAGCGGAATATTCCATGAAAAAGCAGTAAAAGAAAAGTAAAAAAGAAAACGCCGGCTACTATTTGGCTGAGTACACGGGTAATCAACCAAACAATAGCCGGCGCGAAAATACGACGCCCAGAACGGACTTACGCCGGAGCCTGCCCGCCCATAAAGTTATAGGTGCGGATAATTTCCAACATTTTCGCAAACGTTGCGCGGTCGAAGAAAATCATTAGGGGTAGCTCTACAGAATTGTCTTTGTCGGAAAACTGGGTGATGACCGAAAAAATCAGCGGCTGTACCATGGGCCGGTTGGTCATCAGATTATTGAGCGAATCAGCAATGTTGCCGCGCGGCGCTACGGGCGGCGCCCCGTAGATATTCGACTTCAGGATGTTGGCTAGCTGCGTTACCAGCGCCCCCGTAATGATGTTGCTGATTTCCAGCAACAACGACTCCTGCATGGCGTCTATCTTGATGCTGTCGCTCACGTTCATGCGCAGGCACACCTTGGAAAGCCGCTGCACGTGCTGCCCCGAAAAGAACATGAGCGTAGTGCCGTTGAAGTCGCCCTTGATATCAGATTGAATGATGACGTGCGTACCCTCGTACTCGTGCACACGCCCCAGGATATTGCTACCCGGCACCAGGTCCAGGTTGGGCACTTCCAGCAGCACCCGCTCCTGCGCAATCACCGCGAAGGAGTCAGCTGCCCGAGCCAGGCCAATGTTCAGAATCTCGCGGATGATGTCCCGCTCCAGTTCTGTCATGTGCAAATCCATAGGAATGTATTAATTAAGCGGCTTTTCTCAACGGCTGAGATTGGCCGGTGTCTGCAAGTACGTGTTTTAGGGTCGCTTGGCTAAAAAAAGTCGGGTGAGGGCTGGCACATCCAGCACCAGGCACACCTGGCCACTACCTAGCAGCGTCACTCCCCCAAATAAATCAATAGTATCAAGCGGTTTACTCATGGGCTTGATCACGATGCTTTGCTGGCGCAAAAACCGGTCGATAATCAGGCCCAGTTTACGGTTGTTGTAGTTAACGATGATGATGTCCTGCCTACCCTGCAATTCGTTGCGGTTGGCGGATGGTAGGGGGCCGTCGCCGTTGTGCAACAGGCGGCGCAGGTCCACCACGGGCACGTTTTCGTCCTGCACTTCGGCCAGCAGCAAGCCACCTACCACATGCAGGTCTTCTGGTTGCAGCGACACCACCGAGTCGGTGTGCATGAGGGGGATGGCGTAGCTACGGGCGTCCAATTCGAAAAGCAGGGCGCCCTTCACGGCAATGGAGGTAGGCAGCACCAGCGTGAATGTGGTGCCTTTGCCCAGGGTAGAGCTCACGCGCAACTGTCCGCCCAGCGAATCAATAGCCAGCTTCACTACGTCCAGCCCTACCCCCCGGCCCGAAATATCGGTGATTTCCTTGGCCATGGAGAAGCCAGGCTCAAACAGAAAAGCGCGCACAGCATCATCGTCGAGCTGCTTAGCAGCCTCGGCACCTATTAGGCCGCGCTCTACGGCCTTGCGGCGCACGTTTTCTACATTGATACCAGCCCCGTCGTCGGATACTTGAATCAGCACATTGTCGCGCTCAGTTTGGGCAGCCAGCGTCAGGCGGCCTTGGGCGGGCTTGCCGGCCTGTTCGCGCACGGCTGGTGCCTCTATCCCGTGCCCAATGGCGTTGCGAACTAGGTGCAGCAGCGAGTCAGTGATGATTTGCAGGATGTTACGGTCGATCTGTATATCCTGCCCGTCTACTTCCAGCGCAATGTCTTTTTTCTCGGCAGTGGCTACGTCGCGCACCACCCGCGGAAACTTGTTGAATAGCGAGCCTACATTTACTAGGCGCACGTCCATGATGCTGTACTGCAACTCGTCGGAGATGCGGAACAGATGCGCGGCAGTAGCTTGCAACGCCGGACTGTCGCTTTCTTTGCTTAGTGTCAGGATCCGGTCACGGTCGATGATCAGCTCGCCTACCAAGTTCATCAGGTGGTCGAGCTTTTTGATCTGGATGTACACTAGGTCCGACAGCTCTAGCTTGCGGCTGGCATCTTCGTCGTCGGCTTCTACCTGCTCTTCCAGGATGGGCTCTTCCCCATTCACCAGCCGGTCGAGGTTGGCCATGAGCGTGTCGGCGGAGGGCAGCTCGGTGCCGGCACCTACTGCCCGAATCATCTCACCAATGGTGTCTACCCCCGTAAACAGCACGGGTACCACGTTGCCCTCAAACGTGCGCTCTTTCTCGCGAATGAGCCCAAAAATGGTTTCCATGCGGTGCGCTACCTCGCTGATGGCCGGGTAGCCCATGGCGCGGGCGTTGGCCTTCAGGTTGTGCATCAGGCGAAACAGCTCGTTGAGTGCCGCGGCATCGGCCGGGTTCCGCTCCAGCTCGCTAATATGGCGGCTCATAGCGTCGTAGTACTCGAGCGCCTCCACCATAAATATTTCGCGGTATTCTTCTTCTCTCGATTTCATAGCTGTTCAGCGTGAGAAAAAGAAGAAACCAAACGTCGTCCGGGCCGGGCCTGCAACGCAAATTGGTTGATATAGTCCGCTATATCCCTCAACAGCAATTCTTTGTCGGCGCAACCGGCGTGCAGTGCGGCTTGAGGCATGGCGGTTACGGCAGCATCGCGCTGTACCACTACCCGTCCCCCGTGCTGCCTAATGGCGCGGGCGCCCTCAGTCCCGTCATTTCCCAACCCACTGAGGATAACCCCTAACGTAGGTCGGCCTGTAGTTTGTACCACAGATTGCATCAGCAGATCAATGGACGGCATAGTGCTGTTTGGGTTGGACTCCGCTACAAAATTGGTTTGCCAGCTAATCCAAGGCGAACCTGTACCACGTCTGATGCTGGTGTTGCCACCACCAGGCACCACAATGATTTTGCCTGCAGTCAACGAAGTACCGGTTTCGCCGCTCACCACGGGCAGCGAGGTCACGCGGTGCAAACGGTCGACTAATGTTTGCGTGAAAAGGGCGGGTAAATGCACCGCGACCAGTATGGCGCAGTTGGAAGGAAGCAATTGACTCACTACTTTCTCTACAGCCGCCGAGCCCCCTGTAGAGCCTCCCAGCACCACAATACCGGTAGGCAGGGAGGTAGGCTGCCTTGCTATAGGCAGGACTTGCGGAGCCGGGCCTGCCTGCAACACAACCGCACGCAGCTGTTGTAGCAAGCGCAACCGCCAGCGGACATAAGCCGGACTGTCTTGTGGTACCCAAGGTCCAAAATAGTCGTGTACGTTCCACCGGGTTGCCTGCCGCAGGCGGGCACCACCCAATGAGAAGGAGCTGTATAGCACCACCGGTACCGGATGTATCTGCGCCAGCTCGGCCAGCTCCATCATGCCGCTTTCGTCGGCAATTACCAGATCTACCCGGTACTGCCGGGCTATAGCCGCAACTGTTCCTCGCGCTGGTTGCACCGGCACCACCTGCCACGCTGGCTCGCTGCCCAACAGGCGCACCAACTCTGCCCGCACCAGCGGCGGCAGATTGCCAATCAGGACAGAAATGGAGGTGGAAAAATTGGACACGAACAAGGTACTACACGTGGCGGCCCATCTGGCCGCGCACAAAGAGAATAAGCTTAGGCTTCGCTGGAACCGCTGGTTTGCAGGGCGCTACCTACTATTTCCAGCACTTTCTCCTCCGAGAAGGGCTTCACGATATAGGCCGTAGCGCCGCTTTCCAAGGCTTCGTTCACGATTACCTCTTGCCCCACGGCGCTGCACATTACCACTTTCACATCGGGTTGGTCTTCGCGAATACCCTTGAGCACGTCGAGGCCCGTGTTATCGGGTAGAATCACATCCAGGGTAATGAGGTCGGGCCGGGTAGCGGCGGCCATTTCCAGGGCCTGCTGCCCGTTTGCGGCTTCGCCTACCACTTCGTAGCCCGCGTCGGAGAGCATATTCTTGAGCATTGTGCGCATGTAGAAGGAGTCGTCCACAATAAGAATGCGGTTTTTCATACGAAAAGGGTGCAGTAGTCTGAGTTTGAAAAGAGGAAGCAGAGGAGCTAAGACGCCCCGGCCTTTGTACGTAGGGAAACAGGCGAAGATTAGCTTTTTGCAGGCAGCTGCATGATTTCAGCAGGTGTCAGCAGTTTTAGCATGTCCAGCACCACAATGATGCGACCGTTTACCTTGGCAATGCCCTCAATGTATTTGTCGTGAATGTTGATGTCCTGAATGAATTCTGGTGCTTTCTCAATAATGGACGCCGGAATAGACAGCGGCTGCGGTACCTCACGCACCACAATCCCGATGGTGTATTCTTTGCCCTCAATGGCCATTGTGTAGCTGACGGCTGGCATTTCTGCGCCGGCCGAGCGTAGCTGAAACCGCTCCTCCAAGTCGATGATAGTGATAATATCACCTCGTAGGTTGGCAATGCCCTTCACAAAGTCCGGCGTTTTGGGCATTCGCGCAATTTCTGGCGTCAGCGTCACTTCCTTCACCTGCTCAATCCGAATCCCGTAGTCTTCGTCACCCAGGCGAAATACGATCAGCTGAATCAGCGGCTCCTGCTTGGTATTCTTCTTGTCGTTGGTGGCGTTATCGGTGTCTGCCATGCAGCATCATGCTTACGGGTGCGGAGGGTAGGCTGGTCTGTGCGCAAACCAGCTTACCTCCTACCCTGCTGGAGTATTTATTTCGTCCGGGCCTTGCGTGTAGCTTTCGCCGCGGTTGCTTTCGGCTTGGGGTCCTTACCGTCGTCCGATGGCTTCTCGGGGCGGACTTTAGCGCGAGCCGGTTTCTTTTGCTCGTTGCTGTTCTCTACTGGTTCGGTAGGAGCAGTTGGGGCAGCACTACGCCGGGAGGGAGATGCTGCCGGAGCCGGCCGCGGTGCGGTTACCTGTGGCCGTGCTACAACGCCGTTGGTCGATGAGGCCGATGCAGCGGCGGCGGCTTGCTGGCGGCGGCGTAGTCCCAACCGCCGCTGGGGCTCTGGTTCCGGCTCTGGTTCGGGCTCGGGTTCCTCATCTTCCATCAGCAGGAAGGCGGCCAACCCGTCTTGCAGGTCATCGGCAATATCAGTCAGGTTCTGGCTGGATGTCGTTAGCTCCTGCATGGAGGTAGAAAGCTGCTTGGCCGTGCTGGCTACCTGCTGGGTGCCCGAGGCCGTTTGCTCGGCAATGGCTACCACCTCCTCCACGTACTTCACCACATCACCGATAGAGGCTTTCTGCACTTCGGTAGCTGTGAGGATGTCGCGGGAAGTACGCAGGGTTTCGCCGCTGCTGGTGGCAATGTTTTTAAAGGCGGCGCTGGCCTCGAAGGTGGCATTTTTGCCCTTCATCACGCGGCCTTCCATGGTCGAAATAGCCGCGGCAGCCGTCGTGGTGTCTTTCTTTACGTCATCTACCAGCGTGCCGATTTCGTTGGCCGAGCGACGCGAACTTTCTGCCAGCTTGCGAATTTCCTCGGCTACCACTGCAAAGCCGCGGCCAGCCTCACCGGCACGGGCAGCCTCAATGGCTGCATTCAACGCCAGTAGGTTGGTTTGGGCAGCAATATCGGTGATAACGCCCAGCGACGTGCTGATTTGTTGCGAGCGAGTGCTCAGGACTTCGATGGTGCGCGAGGTTTGGGTAGCGGCGCTGGAAATCTCTTCCATGTTTTTCACCACTTCCGCCACCGTTTTCAGACCCAATTGCGAAGTTTGCTCCCCCAGAATAGCGGCCTTAATACCCACGTCGGCTTTGCCGGCGGTTTCTTTGGTGGCCTGCATGATTTCCTCGATCAGCTTAAAGGCCTGATCGGTTTTCAGGGCTTGGTTCTGCGCACCTTCGGCCATTTGCTGCATGGCCAAGGCTACATCTACCGTCACGCGGCTCATTTCTTGGCCTTTCATGGCCATTTCGCCCGATGACTGCCCAACCACCTGCGCCGAGTCGTTGATTTCACCTAGCAGCTCGTTCAGATTTTCCACGGCTAGGTTCAAAGCGCTCGACATGGCTTCAATATCCCCGGCAGTGGGTACTTCCACGTGCTGGGTCAGGTCGCCTTCGGAGATGCCCCGCACCACGCGGCTCACTTCCAGTACCGGCGAAGCAATAGACTCTAGCAGGTCATTGAGGGTATCGACCAGTTCTTTCCAAGAGCCGCTCACGCCGCCTACAGTGGCCCGCTCCGTCAGCTTGCCCTCTACCCCCGCTACCTTGGCTACACGGCTTACTTCCACGGCCAAGCGGTTCAGATCGGCCACCATGCGGTTGATGGTGTCGGCCAGTTCTGCTACTTCGCCTTTGGCATCCAGCTCCAGGCTCTGCGTCAGGTCGCCCTGCGATACGGCCGTTACTACCTTTACCAGCCCACGCACTTGCGTAGTCAGGTTAGCCGCCATCGTGTTCACGTTGTCGGTGAGGTCCTTCCATACACCGCTCACGCCGGGCACGCTGGCCTGGCCACCTAGGCGGCCTTCGGTGCCTACCTCCTGCGCTACGCGCGTTACCTCGCCCGCAAAGATGTTCAGCGAGTCTACCATGCGGTTCAGGTTTTCCTTCAGCTGAAGCAGCTCACCTTTCACGTCCACCGTCACTTTCTGGCTCAAATCTCCCCGGGCTACGGCGGTGGCCACGTTGGCAATGTCGCGCACCTGACTCGTCAGGTTCGAGGCCATCGTGTTCACATTGTCGGTCAGCTCCTTCCATGTGCCGGCCACGTTCGGTACTACAGCCTGCCCGCCCAGAATGCCCTCGGTGCCTACCTCGCGCGATACGCGCGTTACTTCGCCCGCAAACACGTTCAACGAGTCCACCATCTGGTCGAGAATGTCCTTCAGCTCCAGAATCTCACCCCGCACATTCACTGTCATTTTCTGGCTCAGGTCGCCGCGCGCCACAGCCGTAGCCACGTTGGCAATGTCACGCACCTGACTCGTCAGGTTCGAAGCCATCGTGTTCACGTTGTCGGTCAGCTCTTTCCACGTGCCGCTCACGTTCGGCACTACGGCCTGTCCGCCGAGCTTGCCCTCGGTGCCTACCTCGCGCGATACGCGCGTTACTTCGTCGCCAAACGTGTTCAGCGAGTCCACCATCTGGTTCAGAATGTCCTTCAACTCCAGGATTTCTCCTTTTACATCAACGGTCATTTTCTGCGACAAATCACCCCGTGCTACGGCAGTAGCTACGTTGGCAATGTCACGCACCTGACTCGTCAGGTTCGAGGCCATCGTGTTCACGTTGTCGGTCAGTTCTTTCCACGTGCCGCTCACGTTCGGCACCACGGCCTGTCCGCCGAGCTTGCCCTCGGTGCCTACCTCCCGCGACACGCGCGTTACCTCATCGCCAAATGTATTCAGCGAGTCCACCATCTGGTTCAGGATGTCCTTCAGCTCCAGAATCTCGCCCTTCACGTTCACCGTCATCTTTTGGCTTAGGTCGCCGCGGGCTACGGCGGTGGCCACGTTGGCAATGTCGCGCACCTGACTGGTCAGGTTGGCGGCCATATTATTTACGTTATCAGTGAGGTCCTTCCACACGCCAGCCACGCCGGGCACGCTGGCTTGGCCGCCCAGGCGACCTTCGGTGCCTACTTCCTGCGCCACGCGCGTTACCTCGCCCGCAAACAGGTTCAGCGAGTCCACCATCTGATTGAGGTTCTGCTTGAGCTGATACAGCTCACCCTTCACATCGACGGTGATTTTCTGGCTCAAGTCGCCTTTGGCTACGGCAGTGGCCACGTTGGCAATGTCGCGCACCTGACTGGTCAGGTTCGAAGCCATCGTGTTCACGTTGTCGGTGAGGTCTTTCCACACACCACCCACGTTCGGCACGTTGGCTTGGCCGCCCAAGCGACCTTCGGTGCCTACCTCCTGCGCCACGCGCGTTACCTCGCCCGCAAATACGTTGAGGTTATCGATGGTTTTGTTGATGGTTTCAGCCATCAGCTTGAAGTCGCCCGACACCGGAATCTGGAACGTTTCGTCCAGATTGCCTTTCGAAATGTTCTTCAGAACCTTGCCTACCTCCAACACCGGCACGGCAATGCTGTCTACCAGCCCGTTGATGTTGTTGATCATGTCGCGCCAGAAGCCGGAGGCATTCTCGGCCGAGGCGCGGGCTTTTAGGTTACCTTCTACCCCCGCTACCTTGGAAATGCGCGACACCTCGCCCCCTACCCCGCCAATCATCTCCACCATGGAGTTATAGGCCTCGGCAATGTCGGCGAAGATGTCGTTGTTCTGCTTGGTGAGCCGCACCGAGATGTCGCCTTTCTTAAAGGCATCAAGAGCATAGAGCACCCGATTAAGCTGATCGTCGATGTAGGCGGCTTCCTGGGCGCTGGTGGCTTGGCGTTGCAAGCCGCGGGTCTGACCTACGCGTCGGGTCAGACCCGCGGCCTTCTTTTCATCAGCGGGCTTCACCGGCTGGTAGGACTCCGGCGCGGACGGAGCAGGGGTAGTCGTCGGTTGGTTATTCTTACCTGATGCCATATAATACGAGATGGGCGGGCTGAAAGCAGTCGATAAATCCTATCATTCTGCGCGAGCACGACGGTTTTACCTGACTGGCAAAGGTAGCAAATACGCCGTTGGGGCGCATGCGCTTTTTTTTGGGAACGGCTTTTGTCAAAATAGGCAAAGGCTGAACTACTTATACTGCTCAAACTGTATTCACGAGTGCTACCCTACCCAAATGCGGACGTCGGCCAGCACGGTACATGACGGGTCACACCGGATTATTCCAGCATCTTTGCCCCAAAATCAACTTTTCCCGCGCCCGCCCCGTTTTTTAGTTGATACCCACCCCCACCTCCAGCACTCCGCCCCCGGGCTTTCTTCCTATGATCAAAAATCTAGTTATTGTTGAGTCTCCTGCCAAGGCAAAGACTATAGAAGGATACTTAGGCAAGGATTTCATTGTGAAATCCAGTTTTGGCCACGTCCGGGACTTACCGAAGGATAACAACGCTATTGATATTGCCAATGGCTTTAAGCCTACCTACGTCGTTTCGCCGGACAAGCGCGAGTTGATTTCGGAGTTGAAGAAACTGTCGAAAGAAGCCGAAACGGTGTGGCTAGCCAGTGACGACGACCGCGAGGGCGAGGCCATTTCGTGGCACCTGGCCGAAACGCTGAACCTTACGAA from Hymenobacter aerilatus harbors:
- a CDS encoding response regulator, which translates into the protein MKNRILIVDDSFYMRTMLKNMLSDAGYEVVGEAANGQQALEMAAATRPDLITLDVILPDNTGLDVLKGIREDQPDVKVVMCSAVGQEVIVNEALESGATAYIVKPFSEEKVLEIVGSALQTSGSSEA
- a CDS encoding HAMP domain-containing protein; translated protein: MASGKNNQPTTTPAPSAPESYQPVKPADEKKAAGLTRRVGQTRGLQRQATSAQEAAYIDDQLNRVLYALDAFKKGDISVRLTKQNNDIFADIAEAYNSMVEMIGGVGGEVSRISKVAGVEGNLKARASAENASGFWRDMINNINGLVDSIAVPVLEVGKVLKNISKGNLDETFQIPVSGDFKLMAETINKTIDNLNVFAGEVTRVAQEVGTEGRLGGQANVPNVGGVWKDLTDNVNTMASNLTSQVRDIANVATAVAKGDLSQKITVDVKGELYQLKQNLNQMVDSLNLFAGEVTRVAQEVGTEGRLGGQASVPGVAGVWKDLTDNVNNMAANLTSQVRDIANVATAVARGDLSQKMTVNVKGEILELKDILNQMVDSLNTFGDEVTRVSREVGTEGKLGGQAVVPNVSGTWKELTDNVNTMASNLTSQVRDIANVATAVARGDLSQKMTVDVKGEILELKDILNQMVDSLNTFGDEVTRVSREVGTEGKLGGQAVVPNVSGTWKELTDNVNTMASNLTSQVRDIANVATAVARGDLSQKMTVNVRGEILELKDILDQMVDSLNVFAGEVTRVSREVGTEGILGGQAVVPNVAGTWKELTDNVNTMASNLTSQVRDIANVATAVARGDLSQKVTVDVKGELLQLKENLNRMVDSLNIFAGEVTRVAQEVGTEGRLGGQASVPGVSGVWKDLTDNVNTMAANLTTQVRGLVKVVTAVSQGDLTQSLELDAKGEVAELADTINRMVADLNRLAVEVSRVAKVAGVEGKLTERATVGGVSGSWKELVDTLNDLLESIASPVLEVSRVVRGISEGDLTQHVEVPTAGDIEAMSSALNLAVENLNELLGEINDSAQVVGQSSGEMAMKGQEMSRVTVDVALAMQQMAEGAQNQALKTDQAFKLIEEIMQATKETAGKADVGIKAAILGEQTSQLGLKTVAEVVKNMEEISSAATQTSRTIEVLSTRSQQISTSLGVITDIAAQTNLLALNAAIEAARAGEAGRGFAVVAEEIRKLAESSRRSANEIGTLVDDVKKDTTTAAAAISTMEGRVMKGKNATFEASAAFKNIATSSGETLRTSRDILTATEVQKASIGDVVKYVEEVVAIAEQTASGTQQVASTAKQLSTSMQELTTSSQNLTDIADDLQDGLAAFLLMEDEEPEPEPEPEPEPQRRLGLRRRQQAAAAASASSTNGVVARPQVTAPRPAPAASPSRRSAAPTAPTEPVENSNEQKKPARAKVRPEKPSDDGKDPKPKATAAKATRKARTK
- a CDS encoding chemotaxis protein CheW; the encoded protein is MADTDNATNDKKNTKQEPLIQLIVFRLGDEDYGIRIEQVKEVTLTPEIARMPKTPDFVKGIANLRGDIITIIDLEERFQLRSAGAEMPAVSYTMAIEGKEYTIGIVVREVPQPLSIPASIIEKAPEFIQDINIHDKYIEGIAKVNGRIIVVLDMLKLLTPAEIMQLPAKS
- a CDS encoding DUF4349 domain-containing protein is translated as MSAPLMAPAAPSASEYEVNSIASATLPTVEDKQRQIVYHADIMLKVDDFPQTSTRLETLLRQQQGVIEDSKETREDGQWQQSVRIRITPARFQELLAGLRGLGTVEERRVSSDDVTAQHADVAARLAAKRKLEQRYLALLTQARKVSEMLEIEEKMGAVREDIEATESQLKTLDNKIAYATIYLRYYQPLPLATPDQPVLSFGSRIVDAFYSGWVLLTDVALGVVSIWPFLLVALGLFFFIRSWRRRRHYTQQP
- a CDS encoding phage holin family protein codes for the protein MGFILKLLLTAVLTYVLANFLPGAHIDGFGSAIWLVIVLALLNAFVKPVLQLIGLPITIITLGLFLLVINALIVMLASYLLSGFEISGFFSALLFSIVLSLVTTVVDRVVD
- a CDS encoding chemotaxis protein CheB — its product is MSNFSTSISVLIGNLPPLVRAELVRLLGSEPAWQVVPVQPARGTVAAIARQYRVDLVIADESGMMELAELAQIHPVPVVLYSSFSLGGARLRQATRWNVHDYFGPWVPQDSPAYVRWRLRLLQQLRAVVLQAGPAPQVLPIARQPTSLPTGIVVLGGSTGGSAAVEKVVSQLLPSNCAILVAVHLPALFTQTLVDRLHRVTSLPVVSGETGTSLTAGKIIVVPGGGNTSIRRGTGSPWISWQTNFVAESNPNSTMPSIDLLMQSVVQTTGRPTLGVILSGLGNDGTEGARAIRQHGGRVVVQRDAAVTAMPQAALHAGCADKELLLRDIADYINQFALQARPGRRLVSSFSHAEQL
- a CDS encoding chemotaxis protein CheC — translated: MDLHMTELERDIIREILNIGLARAADSFAVIAQERVLLEVPNLDLVPGSNILGRVHEYEGTHVIIQSDIKGDFNGTTLMFFSGQHVQRLSKVCLRMNVSDSIKIDAMQESLLLEISNIITGALVTQLANILKSNIYGAPPVAPRGNIADSLNNLMTNRPMVQPLIFSVITQFSDKDNSVELPLMIFFDRATFAKMLEIIRTYNFMGGQAPA
- a CDS encoding chemotaxis protein CheA — protein: MKSREEEYREIFMVEALEYYDAMSRHISELERNPADAAALNELFRLMHNLKANARAMGYPAISEVAHRMETIFGLIREKERTFEGNVVPVLFTGVDTIGEMIRAVGAGTELPSADTLMANLDRLVNGEEPILEEQVEADDEDASRKLELSDLVYIQIKKLDHLMNLVGELIIDRDRILTLSKESDSPALQATAAHLFRISDELQYSIMDVRLVNVGSLFNKFPRVVRDVATAEKKDIALEVDGQDIQIDRNILQIITDSLLHLVRNAIGHGIEAPAVREQAGKPAQGRLTLAAQTERDNVLIQVSDDGAGINVENVRRKAVERGLIGAEAAKQLDDDAVRAFLFEPGFSMAKEITDISGRGVGLDVVKLAIDSLGGQLRVSSTLGKGTTFTLVLPTSIAVKGALLFELDARSYAIPLMHTDSVVSLQPEDLHVVGGLLLAEVQDENVPVVDLRRLLHNGDGPLPSANRNELQGRQDIIIVNYNNRKLGLIIDRFLRQQSIVIKPMSKPLDTIDLFGGVTLLGSGQVCLVLDVPALTRLFLAKRP
- the speB gene encoding agmatinase produces the protein MEYSADSSLEQKLANFDPNALGDTAGGVYGLPFTVEEAQMVIVPVPWEVTVSYRAGTAEAPEAIRDASLQVDLYDPDIPDAWRLGLAMEEVDEHWAQESRTLREQAASYIGWLEAGQPEAEATRFADTAGAISQRGEQLLTWLKEKTGAYLDAGKAVVVLGGDHSTPLGYLHALADRHQEFGILQIDAHCDLRPAYEGFTYSHASIMHNALQLPQVKKLVQVGIRDLCQQEAETIDQSGGRVVMFHHRFLRDEMYAKKSWKKQCGKIIAQLPQKVYISFDIDGLDPKLCPGTGTPVPGGLEFEEALYLVRQIVRSGREIIGFDLNEVAPGDTEWNAIVGARLLYNLCNWMAVSQGRLKARKAE